A genomic stretch from Telmatocola sphagniphila includes:
- a CDS encoding antitoxin Xre/MbcA/ParS toxin-binding domain-containing protein yields the protein MSAHTTFSSAMKKDYSMRPNTQKPLRLIRGKINGIMRTRSEKPNAQVSKGTKVKPPEEALVVKSPKIAVTKIREKIGVSQVDFARITGYSVRSIAGWESGKQVSDAARQKLIETDRLRAALSEIVPAEKLANWLLEPNPAFEGQTPIQIIERGEADRIWRMIHQIEDSVAS from the coding sequence ATGTCAGCTCATACGACCTTTTCATCTGCGATGAAGAAGGATTATTCGATGCGACCCAATACTCAAAAACCTCTTCGACTGATACGAGGCAAAATAAATGGGATAATGAGAACACGTAGCGAAAAACCAAATGCCCAAGTATCAAAAGGGACGAAAGTTAAACCCCCGGAAGAAGCGCTTGTCGTGAAAAGCCCAAAGATTGCAGTGACAAAGATTCGAGAGAAAATTGGTGTTTCTCAAGTAGATTTTGCCCGTATTACAGGTTATTCTGTGAGGTCGATTGCAGGTTGGGAGTCTGGAAAACAAGTCAGCGATGCTGCCCGTCAGAAGTTAATCGAAACCGACCGCCTGCGAGCTGCGTTGAGCGAAATCGTCCCCGCCGAAAAACTGGCGAACTGGCTTCTCGAACCCAACCCAGCTTTCGAAGGCCAGACGCCCATTCAGATTATCGAACGGGGCGAAGCCGATCGAATCTGGCGGATGATCCACCAGATCGAAGACAGCGTGGCCAGCTAA
- a CDS encoding IS1380 family transposase, giving the protein MNVIFGRWFQKCKSRIERRLAKREAAMTFAPSFDASNIHYEVSERVGAISCGGLGAMHLLARRIGLIDDIDEKLHLLQFQRPYSESDHVLAIAYNSLCGGTCLQDMELRRTDENFLNALGTQRFPDPTTSGDFCRRFDSGSIQALIDAFNQTRLRVWSKQPDSFWECAKIDADGSFTQTRGERKAGMDINYNRDWCYHPLAVTLANTGETLSIVNRPGNRPSHEGAAVELDRALLLCLQAGFRRIVFRGDTDFSQTTRLDGWDANAKVRFYFGYDSKQNLEAIAEKLPEAAWHKLERPAQYSAKAKLRHRRENTKERIVQEREFVNVKLISEAVAEFEYQPTACRRAYRLVVIRKNLSVEKGESVLYPDERYFFYITNDRECTAAEVVYEANDRCNQENLIAQLKGGCRALHAPLHDLESNWAYMVMASLAWNLKAWWALTLPETPGRWREKHRDQKQSVLKMEFKTFLNAFMLLPCQIVRKAGRIVYRLLGWNPHLPIFFRLLKALRC; this is encoded by the coding sequence GTGAATGTTATTTTCGGACGTTGGTTTCAAAAATGCAAGAGTCGAATCGAACGTCGCCTGGCTAAGCGAGAGGCCGCGATGACCTTCGCTCCTTCTTTCGACGCCTCCAACATTCATTACGAAGTCTCCGAACGCGTGGGGGCGATCAGTTGCGGAGGCCTCGGGGCCATGCACCTTCTGGCCCGGCGTATCGGACTGATCGACGACATCGACGAGAAGCTGCATCTGCTCCAATTTCAAAGGCCTTACTCGGAATCGGACCACGTGTTGGCCATCGCTTACAATTCCCTTTGCGGGGGTACCTGCCTGCAAGACATGGAACTGCGTCGCACGGACGAAAACTTTCTCAACGCCTTGGGCACTCAGCGTTTTCCCGACCCGACTACTTCGGGCGACTTTTGTCGACGCTTCGATAGTGGCAGCATCCAGGCTTTGATCGACGCTTTCAACCAGACCCGTTTACGCGTCTGGTCGAAGCAACCCGATTCCTTTTGGGAATGCGCGAAGATCGACGCCGACGGCAGCTTTACCCAAACGCGTGGCGAGCGTAAAGCGGGGATGGACATCAACTATAACAGAGACTGGTGTTACCACCCCCTGGCGGTGACCCTGGCCAACACCGGTGAGACGCTGAGCATCGTCAACCGTCCCGGCAATCGCCCTTCGCACGAAGGGGCCGCGGTCGAACTCGACCGGGCTCTTTTGCTGTGCCTTCAAGCGGGCTTTCGCAGGATCGTCTTTCGCGGCGACACCGATTTCTCGCAGACCACTCGCCTCGACGGCTGGGATGCCAACGCCAAGGTACGCTTTTATTTCGGCTACGATTCGAAGCAAAACCTCGAAGCAATCGCGGAAAAACTGCCGGAAGCGGCTTGGCACAAGCTCGAGCGTCCCGCGCAATACTCGGCGAAAGCGAAGTTGCGACACCGACGGGAAAACACCAAGGAGCGGATCGTCCAAGAGCGGGAATTCGTAAATGTGAAGTTGATCTCCGAAGCGGTGGCCGAGTTCGAGTACCAACCGACCGCTTGCCGAAGGGCGTATCGCCTGGTGGTGATTCGCAAGAATCTTTCCGTGGAAAAAGGCGAATCCGTTCTGTATCCGGACGAACGCTATTTCTTCTACATCACCAACGACCGGGAGTGCACGGCCGCCGAAGTCGTCTACGAAGCCAACGATCGCTGCAATCAGGAAAATCTGATAGCGCAGCTCAAGGGCGGTTGCCGGGCCTTGCACGCGCCGCTGCACGATCTGGAAAGCAATTGGGCGTACATGGTGATGGCCTCCCTGGCCTGGAACTTGAAAGCCTGGTGGGCCTTGACGTTGCCGGAAACTCCCGGTCGCTGGCGGGAAAAGCATCGGGACCAGAAGCAGTCGGTTTTGAAAATGGAATTCAAAACCTTCCTCAATGCTTTCATGCTTCTGCCTTGTCAGATCGTCCGGAAGGCCGGCCGCATCGTCTATCGATTGCTCGGCTGGAACCCGCACTTGCCGATCTTCTTCCGACTACTGAAAGCACTGAGGTGCTGA
- a CDS encoding RES domain-containing protein, translating to MSLNSEFFRVVGPRYTTPKEILSGMGSYLGGGRWNPLQVMKVLYLSADPITAMHEAKENYRYYKLRLAQEMPKVTVAIKVKVESILNLANLDLTDIL from the coding sequence ATGAGTTTGAATTCGGAATTCTTCAGAGTCGTCGGACCGCGGTATACCACTCCGAAAGAAATCCTGTCGGGCATGGGCTCATATCTGGGTGGTGGACGCTGGAATCCGCTCCAAGTCATGAAGGTCCTGTACCTGAGTGCAGATCCCATTACGGCGATGCATGAGGCAAAAGAGAACTATCGCTACTACAAACTACGATTAGCACAAGAAATGCCCAAAGTCACTGTGGCTATAAAAGTGAAAGTCGAATCCATTCTGAATCTTGCAAACTTAGATCTCACCGACATACTTTAA
- a CDS encoding DUF3800 domain-containing protein, whose protein sequence is MFLLYLDASGTPQASDQNTKHYVLVGLGLKESDWYKADSSLGLIKKRYLYSSQDISEFEIHVKQFDCDIKEQNEISDFEKLSYEVRREKVLELQRIKIAREPKLEQKLKRIKRYKQTDPYIHLSRTERTKLLDEVLELISGLDIKLFSDAISKSHPSFMSGSLDPVKGAFTQVVTRFDKFLDNRAVWEGRYAGEAYTHFGMLILDNDGATEQTIHNLFLDFRKRGHPFGKLTKVIDVPFFAESHQVSALQLADVVAAVVRRYLDKGGLSGSREEARFLKLFKFFDRDPSGKLHGIRHYIPAKSCDCLICHERGHGPLEHGVS, encoded by the coding sequence ATGTTCCTCTTATATCTTGATGCTTCTGGAACTCCGCAAGCTTCCGACCAGAACACCAAACACTACGTTTTGGTCGGTCTCGGGCTGAAAGAATCGGATTGGTACAAGGCCGATTCCTCTCTCGGTTTAATCAAAAAGCGTTACCTGTATTCGAGTCAGGACATCAGTGAATTTGAGATTCACGTAAAGCAATTCGATTGCGATATTAAAGAGCAAAATGAGATTTCTGATTTCGAGAAGCTGTCCTACGAGGTGCGGCGCGAGAAGGTGCTCGAACTGCAACGCATCAAGATTGCCCGCGAACCCAAGCTAGAGCAAAAACTAAAGCGAATCAAACGATACAAGCAAACGGACCCCTACATTCATTTGAGCAGGACTGAGCGAACGAAACTTCTAGATGAAGTGCTGGAATTGATCAGCGGTCTCGACATCAAATTGTTTTCGGACGCAATAAGCAAATCGCATCCCTCCTTCATGAGCGGTTCGTTAGATCCAGTGAAAGGGGCTTTCACTCAGGTAGTAACTCGATTTGACAAGTTTCTGGATAACAGAGCAGTTTGGGAGGGTCGATATGCAGGTGAAGCTTACACGCATTTTGGTATGTTGATTTTGGACAACGACGGCGCAACCGAACAGACGATTCACAACTTGTTTTTGGATTTTAGAAAACGTGGGCATCCCTTCGGGAAATTGACCAAGGTAATCGATGTTCCATTCTTCGCGGAAAGTCATCAAGTGAGTGCACTTCAGCTGGCCGATGTTGTTGCAGCAGTAGTTCGCCGATATTTGGATAAAGGTGGGTTGTCGGGCAGCCGGGAAGAAGCCCGATTCCTGAAGCTATTCAAGTTTTTTGACAGAGACCCTTCTGGAAAACTTCATGGAATTCGACATTACATACCTGCGAAATCCTGTGACTGTCTTATTTGTCATGAACGTGGCCACGGACCTTTAGAACACGGAGTTAGCTAA
- a CDS encoding efflux RND transporter permease subunit: MIRKLIAWSLENPIIVILLAFAFAGIGVYSYLNVNVEAYPDPAPAIVEVYAQFPGASAEEVERQVTIPLEVTFAGMPGLKFIHSKSLFGLSDLKMNWNYGSQWTYEAARQEVINRIATISQPLPPGVQPTISPESPTGEIYRYVLTSPKNSAGNPIYTLNDLKAMEDWTMEREFRAVPRVVDLTSYGGTIRRYEVQADPDRLRRYGITLSQLQNAIQNSNATVGGDYVNQGQVALTVRSVGLFGGGMDPVNKVLGLKDPNQAAAILRNEEYRRICDIRSLVVASVNNQPVRVEDLVVGGRVSPGLIGLQGVVVSNQTRLGQMGYWKADRKREPGSEETLLEVGHDEPDMVQCIVLMRKGEQTLPALKDVKKKVEEINDPESGRRLPGVFIEPYYDRTDLLSVTTETVSENMIMGVLLVVVILFMFVSNIKTALIVAVNIPLALLFAFSMLFLRDKSANLLSIGAVDFGIIVDSSVIMVENIYRNLASGNYPDLPIKDRILKFVTEIDNALLFSTLIMVCAFVPLFTMSGAEGELFRPMAQTYAFSLAGALLLTLTLTPVLCMIFFKNLKPVRENFLVRFLKARYIFQLKLCLKYRWMTLFLMTSLIVYTATLIPHLGHEFMPELEEGNLWIRSTGPLNQTLERNIQIAKQARLIIASYPEVESIVTQSGRPDDGTDIEGYENTEYFVPMRPRKDWPKIIEETSTWKTILYGPMRARTKDEVIRSMNEEFSRKIPGVVWNFSQNIRDNVMEALSGFKGDNSVKIIGPDIVQLESLAEKVKNVLRDIPGMEDVGVIHEMGQSHLEFRVDPEKCQRWGVMTADVNNVVSSALGAKAMSSMVEGEKLFDISIRWPLNLRNNESSILDIPVDIVNNQVVLPQGSSFTPSASGHALPPPSVTGSLANTANPLSNSPRLRLRELVSPVGPDGAPDPNGQFERAGAAAIFREQGKRLIAIKFSVRGRDLGSVVEEAQQKTKDLIQSPYRMVWAGEFEQMEDAQRRLLWIVPFSLILIFIFLYMAFRSFLDAIVIFSNVFDVAVGGIWALYLTGTTFSVSAAVGFISLFGIAIMEGLLMISYFNALRLQGLPLQEAIVQGAGKRVRPVMITAMTAILGLLPAALSTKIGAQTAKPLAIVVVGGMILTLFVDRYLMPVLYTFYGNRAPNKYAGGLAH; the protein is encoded by the coding sequence ATGATTCGCAAGCTGATCGCCTGGTCTCTGGAAAATCCCATCATTGTGATTTTGCTGGCGTTCGCCTTCGCCGGCATCGGGGTCTATTCCTACCTCAATGTCAACGTCGAGGCGTATCCCGACCCGGCCCCTGCCATCGTCGAAGTTTACGCCCAGTTTCCTGGCGCCTCGGCAGAAGAAGTCGAACGGCAGGTCACGATTCCCCTTGAGGTGACCTTCGCCGGGATGCCGGGACTGAAGTTCATTCACAGCAAGTCGCTGTTCGGCCTCAGCGACTTGAAAATGAACTGGAACTACGGATCCCAGTGGACTTACGAAGCCGCCCGCCAGGAAGTCATCAATCGTATCGCCACAATCTCGCAACCGCTCCCTCCCGGCGTGCAACCAACTATCTCTCCCGAGTCCCCCACGGGTGAAATCTATCGTTATGTTTTAACATCTCCCAAGAACTCTGCCGGCAATCCGATCTACACACTCAACGACTTGAAAGCGATGGAAGACTGGACGATGGAACGGGAGTTCCGGGCCGTGCCGCGCGTCGTCGATCTCACCAGTTATGGCGGAACGATCCGACGCTACGAGGTACAAGCCGATCCCGATCGGTTACGCCGTTATGGCATTACTCTGTCCCAATTGCAAAATGCAATTCAAAATAGCAACGCCACCGTCGGTGGCGATTACGTCAATCAGGGCCAAGTGGCACTGACCGTTCGTAGCGTCGGGTTATTCGGTGGCGGCATGGACCCGGTGAATAAAGTCCTCGGACTTAAAGATCCCAATCAGGCCGCGGCCATTCTCCGAAACGAGGAGTATCGCCGGATTTGCGATATCCGCTCCTTGGTGGTTGCCTCGGTCAACAATCAGCCAGTGCGCGTGGAAGATCTGGTGGTCGGCGGCCGAGTTTCCCCAGGCCTAATTGGTTTACAAGGAGTGGTCGTCAGTAATCAAACCCGGCTCGGCCAGATGGGTTACTGGAAGGCCGACCGCAAACGAGAACCGGGCTCCGAAGAAACGCTTCTGGAGGTCGGACACGACGAACCCGACATGGTGCAGTGCATCGTGCTGATGCGCAAAGGGGAACAAACACTCCCCGCACTGAAAGATGTAAAAAAGAAGGTCGAGGAGATCAATGATCCAGAATCCGGCCGACGGCTACCGGGTGTTTTCATTGAGCCCTACTACGACCGCACCGATCTCTTGAGCGTCACCACCGAAACGGTCAGCGAAAATATGATCATGGGGGTGTTGCTGGTCGTCGTCATCCTCTTCATGTTCGTCAGCAACATCAAAACGGCCCTGATAGTTGCCGTCAACATTCCGCTGGCACTGCTGTTCGCTTTCTCGATGCTCTTTCTGCGTGACAAATCGGCCAACCTGCTCTCGATCGGTGCGGTCGATTTCGGCATCATCGTCGATTCTTCCGTCATCATGGTCGAGAACATCTACCGCAACCTGGCCTCGGGAAATTATCCCGATCTGCCGATCAAGGATCGCATTCTCAAGTTCGTCACCGAAATCGATAACGCGCTGCTCTTCTCCACATTAATCATGGTCTGCGCGTTCGTGCCACTGTTCACCATGTCCGGTGCGGAGGGAGAACTCTTCCGACCCATGGCCCAGACCTACGCGTTTTCGCTGGCCGGAGCCTTGCTTCTGACGCTCACTCTCACGCCCGTACTCTGCATGATCTTCTTCAAGAACTTGAAGCCGGTCCGCGAAAACTTCCTGGTGCGCTTCCTGAAAGCCCGCTATATCTTCCAGCTCAAGCTCTGCCTGAAATATCGCTGGATGACCCTATTTTTGATGACTTCACTGATTGTCTACACGGCCACACTCATTCCCCATCTCGGCCACGAATTCATGCCCGAATTGGAGGAAGGCAATCTCTGGATTCGCAGCACCGGTCCCCTCAATCAGACCCTGGAACGCAACATCCAGATCGCCAAACAAGCCCGTCTGATCATCGCTTCCTATCCCGAAGTCGAATCGATCGTTACTCAGTCCGGCCGGCCCGACGATGGCACCGATATCGAGGGCTACGAAAACACCGAATACTTCGTGCCGATGCGGCCGCGCAAAGACTGGCCCAAAATCATCGAAGAAACCTCGACCTGGAAAACGATCCTTTACGGTCCAATGCGAGCCCGCACCAAGGACGAAGTCATCAGGAGCATGAACGAGGAATTCTCTCGCAAGATCCCCGGCGTGGTCTGGAATTTCTCGCAGAATATTCGCGACAACGTGATGGAGGCCCTCTCCGGTTTCAAAGGAGATAACTCGGTCAAGATCATCGGACCCGATATCGTGCAGTTGGAATCTCTAGCTGAGAAAGTCAAAAACGTGCTGCGGGATATTCCTGGAATGGAAGATGTCGGCGTCATTCACGAAATGGGCCAGTCGCACCTGGAGTTCCGAGTCGATCCCGAAAAGTGTCAGCGTTGGGGCGTCATGACGGCGGACGTCAACAATGTCGTCAGCAGTGCTCTCGGCGCCAAAGCGATGTCGAGCATGGTCGAAGGAGAAAAACTGTTCGACATCTCGATTCGCTGGCCGTTAAATCTGCGCAACAACGAATCATCAATCCTGGATATCCCCGTCGATATCGTGAACAATCAGGTGGTTCTGCCGCAGGGTTCCAGCTTCACGCCCAGCGCTTCCGGCCATGCGTTACCGCCCCCGTCAGTCACCGGCAGCCTCGCTAACACGGCCAACCCACTAAGCAATTCCCCTCGTTTGCGGCTGCGGGAGTTAGTGTCACCGGTCGGCCCGGACGGTGCTCCCGATCCGAACGGACAATTCGAGCGAGCCGGAGCTGCGGCCATCTTCCGCGAACAAGGCAAACGACTCATCGCAATTAAATTCAGCGTTCGCGGCCGGGACCTGGGAAGCGTGGTCGAGGAAGCTCAACAAAAAACCAAGGATCTGATTCAGTCTCCGTATCGGATGGTATGGGCCGGTGAATTCGAGCAGATGGAAGACGCTCAAAGACGGCTCTTGTGGATTGTACCTTTCTCCTTGATTTTGATTTTCATCTTCCTTTACATGGCGTTCCGTTCGTTCCTGGATGCGATTGTGATTTTCTCCAACGTTTTCGATGTGGCCGTGGGGGGCATCTGGGCTCTGTATCTCACCGGTACTACTTTCAGCGTGTCGGCGGCGGTCGGTTTTATCTCGCTGTTTGGGATTGCGATCATGGAAGGCCTATTGATGATCTCTTACTTCAATGCGTTGCGCTTGCAGGGCCTACCCTTGCAGGAGGCGATTGTACAAGGGGCCGGGAAGCGGGTGCGACCGGTGATGATTACCGCCATGACGGCCATTTTGGGATTACTCCCCGCCGCTCTGTCGACGAAGATCGGCGCTCAGACGGCCAAACCGCTGGCGATTGTGGTGGTGGGCGGCATGATACTCACGCTTTTCGTGGATCGCTACTTAATGCCAGTTCTATACACGTTTTATGGTAACCGCGCGCCGAATAAGTACGCGGGAGGCTTGGCGCATTAA
- a CDS encoding efflux RND transporter periplasmic adaptor subunit — protein MAATPAPAPSPEIAPAPQSSPVLAVGQRLAKGFFFLILVGVVLSAFAFSLGIQLPSIPLHAREPKQKVEPKQKPEAEPPTTGVSLFADRPHSLEVPEEVRTVLGIRKGNKEMIEVAKAPTLMKPLVLPGSTALDPTRLARIRARFAPARVVEIGQVADINRKTGQTEFRELRPGDHVRKGDVLGVFYSVDVGSKKNDLLDALVQLELDQKILDQSEEHREAVPEVFMLGAIRAVQGDRNAINRALNNLEAWDIPQEDIDALQAEAKKISADKNAWLKTKEGRWVKGEKAETNAKGEVKVSENPWGRVTLRAPFDGIIVERNLHVDEMVVDNTVNLFQVAEVNRLLVIANAPEDQLPTLEALNQDSRKWSIRTTGADAGTGLPGHIDEIGYLIDPNQHTAVIKGYVENPGLRLRAGQYVSATVPVSPPADVVEIPIDALIDDGNQSVVFVQMDPSKPIYTMRRVQVTHRYEKTVFVRSKPFPKDEQLTEKEAEDGLLPREELKPGERVVYAGTGELKSTLIKLESQAKKDTKEAAKP, from the coding sequence ATGGCCGCGACACCCGCCCCCGCACCCAGCCCGGAAATCGCTCCGGCTCCCCAAAGTTCCCCTGTACTCGCTGTGGGACAGCGATTGGCCAAGGGATTCTTTTTCCTGATTCTGGTCGGCGTTGTTCTAAGCGCTTTCGCCTTCTCCTTGGGTATTCAACTCCCGAGCATTCCCCTCCATGCCCGCGAACCCAAACAGAAAGTGGAGCCGAAACAGAAACCGGAGGCAGAGCCCCCCACCACGGGAGTGTCCTTGTTCGCCGACCGGCCGCACAGCCTGGAAGTCCCCGAGGAAGTTCGCACTGTGCTGGGAATACGCAAAGGGAATAAGGAGATGATCGAGGTGGCCAAGGCCCCCACCCTGATGAAACCCCTGGTGCTGCCCGGTTCCACCGCACTCGATCCTACGCGACTGGCTCGTATTCGAGCCCGATTTGCTCCCGCCCGAGTTGTGGAAATCGGACAGGTGGCCGACATCAACCGTAAGACCGGCCAGACAGAATTTCGCGAACTTCGACCGGGCGATCACGTTCGCAAAGGCGATGTGCTCGGCGTTTTCTACAGCGTCGACGTCGGCTCCAAGAAAAACGATCTGCTGGATGCCCTGGTTCAACTCGAACTCGATCAGAAGATTCTCGACCAATCCGAAGAGCATCGCGAAGCAGTTCCCGAAGTCTTCATGCTCGGTGCGATTCGGGCCGTACAGGGCGATCGCAACGCCATCAACCGCGCACTCAACAATCTCGAAGCCTGGGACATTCCTCAAGAAGACATCGATGCCCTGCAAGCCGAAGCCAAGAAAATCAGTGCCGATAAGAACGCCTGGCTGAAGACCAAGGAAGGGCGTTGGGTCAAAGGAGAGAAGGCCGAAACAAACGCCAAAGGCGAGGTGAAGGTGAGCGAAAATCCTTGGGGCCGGGTAACGCTGCGAGCGCCCTTCGACGGCATCATCGTGGAACGCAATCTGCACGTCGATGAGATGGTCGTTGACAACACCGTGAACTTGTTCCAGGTCGCCGAAGTGAATCGGCTATTGGTGATTGCCAATGCCCCGGAAGATCAACTGCCCACACTGGAAGCTCTGAATCAGGATAGCCGCAAGTGGTCGATTCGAACCACGGGTGCGGATGCGGGAACGGGCTTACCCGGTCACATTGACGAAATCGGTTATCTGATTGATCCCAATCAGCACACGGCCGTCATCAAGGGCTATGTGGAAAATCCGGGTCTGCGACTGAGGGCCGGACAATATGTCTCGGCGACAGTGCCAGTGTCGCCCCCGGCCGACGTTGTGGAGATTCCTATCGATGCCCTGATCGACGATGGAAATCAAAGCGTGGTCTTCGTTCAGATGGACCCATCCAAACCGATCTACACCATGCGGCGGGTGCAGGTGACGCACCGCTATGAGAAAACCGTTTTTGTCCGCAGCAAGCCATTTCCTAAAGACGAACAACTGACCGAAAAAGAGGCCGAGGATGGCCTGCTGCCCCGCGAAGAACTTAAACCGGGCGAGCGAGTCGTTTACGCGGGTACCGGCGAATTGAAATCGACTCTGATCAAGCTGGAATCGCAGGCGAAAAAGGATACCAAGGAAGCGGCAAAGCCTTAA
- a CDS encoding Lpg1974 family pore-forming outer membrane protein, which produces MNQTRKPLLALALTALLSAPALAQPPSSNSTTLPPTTMADSSTILQEMPKVPVLPASLFAPAPPTGTVRGNLWEEPYFTKDPILDPSQFSQPGWFTNLELGVMKPHFKDGLNSPVQNSSQLANGTSTNVAIPSAPLDWTLTPKVSVGYQLPAGYGDLIVAFRGTSSSGNQNILGLDGPASIRSRLNYNIIDLDYASKEFAFILWPQWEMKWTVGARILWLYLDSQFNQPINQAAAGSGIASLQETNSLFAVGPHAGLEMSRKIGDTGFSVLGRLDFTTDLGKITQGYSALSTNGSGGPLLWALNRSHDGTDVPILNLQLGLNWTSPSNPGFSLFAGYEYEYWWSVGSLINGSSRGDLANQGFVLQAVLHF; this is translated from the coding sequence ATGAATCAAACTCGTAAACCTTTACTGGCCCTTGCTCTGACGGCCCTCCTGTCCGCTCCGGCTCTGGCCCAGCCCCCCTCCAGCAACAGTACCACTTTGCCGCCGACAACCATGGCCGATTCCAGCACGATCCTTCAGGAAATGCCGAAAGTTCCGGTACTGCCTGCTTCACTATTCGCTCCCGCACCCCCAACTGGCACCGTTAGAGGTAATCTCTGGGAGGAGCCTTACTTCACAAAAGATCCGATCCTCGATCCCTCGCAGTTCTCTCAGCCGGGCTGGTTCACCAATCTGGAACTGGGCGTGATGAAACCGCACTTCAAGGATGGCCTCAACAGTCCGGTTCAAAACTCGTCTCAGCTCGCCAATGGAACCTCGACGAATGTGGCGATCCCTTCGGCTCCACTCGATTGGACACTCACGCCCAAAGTTTCCGTGGGCTATCAACTACCTGCTGGCTACGGCGATCTGATCGTCGCCTTTCGCGGCACCTCCAGTTCGGGCAACCAAAACATTCTCGGCCTGGATGGCCCGGCGTCGATTCGTAGCAGACTCAATTACAACATCATCGATCTCGACTACGCCAGTAAAGAATTTGCGTTCATTCTCTGGCCTCAGTGGGAGATGAAGTGGACGGTGGGAGCCCGCATACTCTGGCTCTATCTCGATTCGCAATTCAATCAGCCCATCAATCAGGCGGCGGCTGGCTCCGGAATCGCCTCCCTGCAGGAAACAAATAGCCTGTTTGCCGTCGGCCCCCACGCCGGGTTGGAAATGAGTCGAAAAATCGGGGATACAGGGTTCTCGGTGCTGGGCCGTCTCGACTTCACAACCGACCTGGGCAAAATCACTCAGGGTTATTCCGCCTTGTCCACCAACGGGTCGGGCGGTCCCTTACTCTGGGCTCTGAACCGATCTCACGATGGTACCGATGTCCCGATCCTTAATCTGCAGCTGGGTCTGAACTGGACCTCTCCCAGTAACCCCGGATTCAGTCTGTTTGCTGGCTACGAGTACGAATACTGGTGGAGTGTCGGCAGTCTGATTAATGGCTCCTCCCGCGGCGACCTCGCCAATCAAGGGTTTGTTCTTCAAGCCGTATTGCACTTCTAA